ACCAGCTAGTTAAACTCACTAGtattccttctttcttcatgTGTTGACAGGTGAAATGCCCAAAGATATAAGCAATCTCGTGGAGTTGGAggaacttggtcttgaatttaaTAGTTTTAGTGGCTCACTTAAAATGGAGACCTTCAATATATCAGGGCTGAGAATGATTTCATTGTTACACAATAATCTATCAGGAATCATCCCACCAAACATATGTTCTGTCTTACCCAACATAGAACATCTTTATCTGGATAAATTGACCAATCTTTTTGGTACTATTCCTCATTTAATCTCCATTTGTTCAAAACTTACTGCTCTAGACCTTTCATCAAATAAACTCAGTGGCTTGATTCCCAATTCTTTGGGATATTTGATTCGTCTGCAATTCCTAAACTTGGGGGAAATAATTTAACAAGTGACTCATCGCTTAGCTTCTTGACTTCCTTAGCAAATTGTATAGACTTGACATTTCTTTCTATACGTGTGAACCCTCTAGATGGCATGGTTCCAGCCTCCACAGGGAATCTTTCCATGTCTTTTACAAAGTTGTACGCCGTTTCTtgcaaaatcaaaggtcaaattCCAAATGAAGTTGGGAACTTGAGCAGATTAATAGGTCTTTATCTCAATGATAACGACTTGATTGGATCGATTCCCACATCAACTTTTAACTCGAGAGGCCTTCAACGCTTCTACTTGAGTAATAACAAACTTACAGgatctatcggagataatatatgtaaattacCGCGCTTGGATATCATAGACTTGACTCAAAATCAACTTTCAGGATCTCTTCCTAATTGTTTAGGGAACGTTACTTCCCTTAGGGAGATATTTCTAGGTTTCAACAATTTCAGTTCCaatatagtactccctccgtcccataataagtgtcatcttagcaaAAAACAagcatattaagaaatcaataatgcaTTGTGAAGTTTTacaaattacccctatataataaaaataaactacttttaccttttgattagagcatgcacaagaagtaaaacttttgacattgggaatccaacaataccaagttattATGTAGCTTTTCCAATCATTATTTAGttgttactttattgtctaagggtagaattgaaaaaaactagccaatttatgtcttggtttcctaaggtgacacttattatgggacaaatttttttggctaaggtgacacttattatgaaaacggagggagtagcaaGTTTGGGGAATCTTAAAGATCTATTGGCTCTTAACTTATCGTCAAACAACATGGGTGACTCTTTACCTCCAGAAATTGGAAAACTAAAGGCTATGATACAAATAGATCTGTCAATGAATCAAGTTTCAAATGGAATTCCTAGAGAAATTGGAGGCATGCAAAATCTGGTATCCCTCAGTTTAAGCCACAAGTCCACAACAAGTTGCAAGGATCTATACCTAACTCAATAAGCAACATGGTAGGTTTGGAATTTTTAGACTTTTCTCATAATAATATATCTGGAATCATTCCGAAGTCTTTGGAGAAACTTCAATAACTCAAGTAGTTCAATGTTTCTGTCAACAAATTGTATAGTGAAATaccttcggggggggggggggggggtccttTCAAGAACCTCTAAAGTCAGTTTTTTCTCTTTAATGAAGCATTATGTGGTTCTTCAAGATTTAGCTTCCCGCCATGCCCCACTACTTCATCAAGCCATAGATTAAATAGGAAAAAAGTTCTAGTTCTGTTTCTTCTACTGGGAATTGCACTGGTATTTATTCCTATTACCTTTGTGGTCGTATGGATAAGGTATAGAAGAGGTAAAGGAGCTCCTCAACAATCTGATTTATTGTCCATCTCAACaagagtaagaatttcatacCATGAGCTGGTCCAAGCAACTGAATCACTTAGTGAGAGTAATTTGATTGGTTCTGGAAGTTTTGGCTCTGTTTATAAAGGCATTCTCAGAAATGGAACTCCAATTGCAGTTAAAGTTTTCAATCAGAAATTGGAAGCAATATTCAAGAGTTTCGATAAAGAATGTGAAGTTTTGCGCAACCTTCGCCATAAGAATCTCATAAGAGTCATCACTAGTTGTTCTAACATCAATTTTAAGGCCTCAGTACTCGAGTACATGCCTAATGGAAGCCTCGATAAGTGGTTTTATTCACACAATTACTTCCTAGACATCATGCAAAGACTAAGCATAATGATCGATGTGGCGTGCGCATTGGAATACCTCCACCATGGGTGTCCATCGTCCGTGATTCATTATGATCTAAAGCCTAGTAATGTCTTGTTGGATGAGAATATGGTTGCATACCTAAGAGACTTTGGTATTTCAAAACTGCTTGGTGAAGATGAAAGTGATTTATACACAAAAACCTTAGCAACATTGGGTTATATTGCACCGGGTACGTCTTGTGGTTTGCTTTGAACATTgactttccctttcttttttttttttcaccaagaAATTATGTTACAtctttaaattaattgtttgaGTGTAGAGTATGGATTGGATGGATTGGTGTCAACAAAATGTGATGTCTATAGTTATGAGATCATGTTTGATGGAAACCTTGACAAGGAGAACTCCTAACGATGAAATGTTCAAGGGAGATCTTAGCTGGAAGCAATGGGCGAGCAATTCACTCCCATAGGCAGTAATGGATGTTGTAGATGCTAACTTGGTAACACCAAATGATAGTTACTTGAAGTCAAATTGTGTGGCATCGATCATGAAAGTGGCATTAGATTGTTGTGTTGAACCTCCTGCAAGAAGGATAAACATGAAAGATGTTGTAGGAATGCAACAGAAGATCAAGATTCAATATCTTGCATGTTGAGCATCTTTTTGGAAACTCCTGTTCCAAATCACTTGTTTGTTGCACATGTTCGCTAAATTAGTGGATTCATGTAAATAttgtcttttttgttttagCACTTGAGTCGTGCATGATTCTGTTTTAGCTTTAGAAATGCTAGCTGGTTGCAATAAATCTTacttttttcctcttaatattAATGTTGCAAAATGGCTATGTTTAGTAGACAAAAAATAAACAGGTActttaaatcataaaaaataatttcaaaaaagagtttaaattttatacacTGTCAGTGTACAAAATTTTTTACATTGAATTCAGTGGGATAATCTCAGCGGAATTCGAATTCAGAAATCCGAGCTTGCACCAAAAACTTTGGATTAAAGACCCATTAACAAAGCATCTAAACATGCATCCAAACCACAAGCAAATATCCAAGAACCAGTGACACAATTAAGCAAGAACACATCCATTTATGATTTTCCAATCCCAACACCAGCTTTTCCCTCCAGAACTATTCACCAGAAAGATGAAACGGTGAATAACAATGAGATTTACAAAATTCATTAAACAAAAGAATCTAGCGTAAAggataaattagtcaaatcatAGGCCTATATACAGAGGcagatctaggatttgaaggtggcgggtggcacaattttttttaatgtacatCTTGTTAGAAATGTGTATTTGGGTTAggtccatctctttttagtttattcgggtcaacttaacagactttttttatttgcaaatatgaaattacatcccaaaaatcaagaaacgaatataattagcatcttaaacaagaaatcacacccattaacaacagaagtaaaatcaacatttcCACCGAGAGACTTGCAtctcttatatatattaaaaaatgaatttgcacaagtaaaataacatcttcaataagagaattacaccaatcaaaataagaaaaataatagaaaaactcttcaataagtaaatacaccccataagtaaatgtagaattagataaactacaagttctcaaaaataaatcataaatttcatgtttttgctAAGCAGTGCTtacgaaatttccatcacaatttaagaagtaaagtgatttaaattgaatttaacaattataaaatagcataaatttttataatacactccttccgcccatttttatttgtccattatactaaaaatatatgtccacttttacttgtaagttatatagtttgaaaaaccaagacataatttaccattttatacatattttactcttattattaagtactccaattcatttctcattttatttattgtttattaagagtgtcccaagtcaaatataaacaagtaaacatggacggagggagtaataaacaaaagaaattattaaaaaaaataaaaattgaattttgatctcaatccaaaattcccattgagaACCAAGTTTTTTGATTTAAATACTCATtgatttgagattaagagaaatgcttaattgaagggattttgaagtttctatttgtgtgttctcgctaaagatgacaaataaaataatagaaaagaggaaaaacaatataaataataaaaagataaatcgAAAATTGGGAGAGCCGAAAAGGAAATTACTGGTACAAAGGAAGTAAATAGCACAAAGAAAAACGGGAGTCGgaaaatgttcaagatagattcaaacttgtgtctacCAGTCGTGGCACCTTTGCCTACTTTACGATTGTGGGTGGCagaatcaaatatttaacctaatttaagtAAATTACAACATactgttgacacccgattttgtcccgtctTCCCCAAAATATCTACTTATGCTCCTAGTATATTTTGGCAACTTCGAAAATAATTActtctttttataattattagttTTATTAAATACCAGCATTTCATTGTTCTGTTGCAATCactctctattattattattattattattatgattataataatattcattattattatttttaccaGTATTATTATAATTCGCAATTTTTATCATTTCAACATTTTACCAGCTTATGCACACGCATCACATTTATTTTCGCGCAGTTAAATAATAGCGTTTATTTATTGTTGAATTTTCAAGATATTATTACACGACTATcatataatcttattttatccgagcactaataaatacatactttGTTATTAAGTAACGTTTAGCACACATTAATTGAAAAGGGCTGTTATTTAATTTAGAACTCAAATCCGAGCCCGACTGGCTAAATATTTCGGACCAACCCACATTTTAATACCCAGCCGACAAATCCGCAACCCACATATTAAATCAGTCCAGCCCAATTAATTTGTACCCGACCCAATTCTATTTGAACAAAAGGAACCACTAGggttcctttctttttttcctctcaGCCGCACCCCACTTTcccttctctcttctctttccctccttcatcatcatcgtcatcccCACCCCACGCCGCTTCCTTTTCCCCCACTCCCCTCCTTCATCATTTCCCCATCCCTACCACCGCCGCTCCTCTCTCCTTTTCACCCACCGCACTTCCCTTCTCTTTTCTTAAAATCGAATGGAAAACCCTATAAATAGAGGGGTTTGaatcgttttaaaaaaaaaaaaagaggacagAGCTGGAACACCAAAAATCCCCTAGAAAATATAAGTTTGCAGCAAATCGCAATATTCTCAACATTGGTTTACCGTACTAAATcagtttctattttttttttctggtatTGCCTTGAATCCGAGCATCGCAAGCTCGGATTTGGTAATCTTCGAGGTAGATCGGAGACTCGAAGcctcacttcgctgcacccAAAGAAGGTAATTCTCTATTCTTTATTTTCTATCTTACATTTTCTGTTTGTTCTGTGTTGTTTTAGTTTGTGATTTAGGGCATGCTAGTTTAGTTAAAGTCAACTTAGTTGGATA
This genomic window from Lycium ferocissimum isolate CSIRO_LF1 unplaced genomic scaffold, AGI_CSIRO_Lferr_CH_V1 ctg473, whole genome shotgun sequence contains:
- the LOC132044537 gene encoding receptor kinase-like protein Xa21, whose product is MKTEGVASLGNLKDLLALNLSSNNMGDSLPPEIGKLKAMIQIDLSMNQVSNGIPREIGGMQNLVSLSLSHNQFFLFNEALCGSSRFSFPPCPTTSSSHRLNRKKVLVLFLLLGIALVFIPITFVVVWIRYRRGKGAPQQSDLLSISTRVRISYHELVQATESLSESNLIGSGSFGSVYKGILRNGTPIAVKVFNQKLEAIFKSFDKECEVLRNLRHKNLIRVITSCSNINFKASVLEYMPNGSLDKWFYSHNYFLDIMQRLSIMIDVACALEYLHHGCPSSVIHYDLKPSNVLLDENMVAYLRDFGISKLLGEDESDLYTKTLATLGYIAPVMRSCLMETLTRRTPNDEMFKGDLSWKQWASNSLP